A genomic window from Flavobacterium johnsoniae includes:
- a CDS encoding endonuclease/exonuclease/phosphatase family protein, with amino-acid sequence MKKINKLVLAFLFLLVGNTFYGQNLKIMTYNIRLDVASDGENAWPKRKDYFNSQIQFYSPDIFGVQEATPNQVTDIASALPSYNKFGIGREEGGLGEASCIYYKKDRFKVEQSNTFWLSETPNVVSRGWDAACNRVCTYGLFKDLKTKKTFWVFNLHLDHMGEVARVKGVELVLSKIEALNTKKYPVFLMGDFNSEPDTKQIKEIKNVMNDTKDVSKEKPFGPSGTFNDFKHNEPVTLLLDYIFVSKNSGLTIQKHAVLSDSKDLKYPSDHLPVLIEID; translated from the coding sequence ATGAAAAAGATAAACAAACTTGTTTTAGCATTCCTATTTCTTTTAGTGGGAAATACATTTTATGGTCAAAACTTAAAAATTATGACCTATAATATTCGTCTAGATGTAGCATCTGATGGAGAAAATGCATGGCCAAAACGAAAGGATTATTTTAATTCTCAAATTCAATTTTACAGTCCGGATATTTTTGGAGTTCAGGAAGCAACACCAAATCAAGTAACAGATATTGCATCGGCTTTGCCAAGTTATAACAAATTTGGAATTGGAAGAGAAGAAGGCGGATTGGGAGAAGCAAGTTGTATTTATTACAAAAAAGATCGTTTTAAAGTAGAACAATCCAATACTTTTTGGTTGTCTGAAACGCCAAATGTAGTTTCTAGAGGTTGGGACGCTGCTTGCAACAGAGTTTGTACTTACGGACTTTTTAAAGATTTAAAAACTAAAAAAACGTTTTGGGTTTTTAATCTTCATTTAGATCATATGGGCGAAGTAGCCAGAGTAAAAGGGGTAGAGCTTGTTCTATCTAAAATCGAAGCGTTAAATACCAAAAAATATCCTGTTTTTTTAATGGGAGATTTTAATTCAGAACCAGACACAAAACAAATTAAAGAGATTAAAAACGTCATGAATGACACAAAAGATGTTTCTAAAGAAAAACCTTTTGGACCATCAGGAACGTTTAATGATTTCAAACATAATGAGCCCGTAACATTATTATTAGATTACATTTTTGTATCAAAAAATAGCGGACTCACAATTCAGAAACACGCAGTGCTAAGTGATTCTAAAGATTTAAAATATCCGTCGGATCATTTGCCTGTTTTAATAGAAATAGATTAA
- a CDS encoding glycoside hydrolase family 30 protein, whose protein sequence is MKNINKKLQILVLLPLIAMQLNCGSSKNAVTNNSGKVASWITTTDETSKLKKQPDLIFNSETNSNQTIEVNPSEKFQTIEGFGFSLTGGSAQAIIKLDKPKREALLQELFSRKSDAIGLSYIRISIGASDLNEKVFSYDDIPEGQTDMNLEHFNLGPDLNDVIPVLKEILAINPKIKIMGSPWSPPVWMKDNGSSKGGSLQPKYYEVYAQYFVKYIQAMKSHGIVIDAITPQNEPLHPGNNPSLLMLAEQQADFIGNHLGPAFAKAKIKTKIIVYDHNCNKPEYPLTILKDPIANPYVTGSAFHLYEGDISALTTVHNAFPDKDLYFTEQYTGTGTNFETDLKWSVKNVVIGSMRNWSKNALSWGLANDENYKPFTPGGCSTCKGALMIDQNQNIKREVGYYIIGHASKFVPEGSVRIGSNIVGNLHNVSFKTSLGQIVLIVENDGTSTETFNIKYNQQQTTTSLNAGAVATYVW, encoded by the coding sequence ATGAAAAACATCAACAAAAAACTTCAAATCCTAGTTTTATTGCCTCTTATTGCAATGCAGTTAAATTGTGGATCTTCAAAAAATGCGGTAACTAATAATTCAGGAAAAGTAGCATCTTGGATAACCACAACAGACGAAACTTCAAAACTTAAAAAACAGCCTGATTTGATTTTTAATTCAGAAACAAATTCAAATCAGACTATTGAGGTAAATCCGTCAGAGAAATTTCAAACCATAGAAGGTTTCGGATTTTCATTAACCGGAGGAAGCGCTCAAGCAATTATAAAACTGGACAAACCAAAAAGAGAAGCATTGCTTCAGGAATTGTTTTCTAGAAAAAGTGATGCAATTGGTTTAAGTTATATAAGAATAAGTATTGGAGCATCTGATTTGAATGAGAAAGTTTTTTCGTATGATGATATTCCAGAAGGACAAACAGACATGAATTTGGAGCACTTTAATCTTGGTCCAGATTTAAACGATGTAATTCCAGTTTTAAAAGAAATTTTAGCTATAAATCCGAAAATAAAAATAATGGGCTCTCCGTGGTCACCTCCAGTTTGGATGAAAGACAACGGAAGTTCAAAAGGCGGAAGTTTACAGCCAAAATATTATGAAGTGTATGCGCAATATTTTGTGAAATACATTCAAGCAATGAAATCTCACGGAATTGTTATTGATGCAATTACGCCTCAAAACGAGCCTTTGCATCCAGGAAATAATCCAAGTTTATTAATGTTGGCAGAACAGCAGGCAGATTTTATCGGAAATCATTTAGGTCCCGCTTTCGCGAAAGCAAAAATCAAAACCAAAATTATTGTTTACGATCACAACTGCAACAAACCAGAATATCCTTTGACGATTTTAAAAGATCCAATAGCAAATCCTTATGTAACAGGATCGGCTTTTCACTTGTACGAAGGAGATATTAGTGCTTTAACAACAGTTCATAATGCATTTCCCGATAAAGATTTGTATTTTACCGAGCAATATACAGGAACAGGAACTAATTTTGAAACTGACTTAAAATGGAGTGTGAAAAATGTTGTAATTGGTTCAATGCGTAACTGGAGTAAAAATGCACTTTCGTGGGGATTAGCAAATGATGAAAATTATAAACCTTTCACGCCAGGCGGATGTTCAACTTGTAAAGGTGCTTTAATGATTGATCAAAATCAAAACATTAAAAGAGAAGTAGGATATTATATTATCGGACATGCTTCTAAATTTGTTCCAGAAGGTTCAGTAAGAATAGGAAGTAATATTGTAGGAAATCTACACAATGTTTCTTTCAAAACTTCGTTAGGACAAATTGTTCTGATTGTAGAAAATGATGGAACTTCGACAGAAACTTTTAATATTAAATACAACCAACAACAAACCACAACCTCACTAAACGCAGGTGCAGTTGCTACTTACGTTTGGTAA
- a CDS encoding glycoside hydrolase family 3 N-terminal domain-containing protein: MKKVTTITLFMLSLFASAQQQSIDQKVNDLLKKMTIEEKIGQLNQYTGDNQATGPITINPNKQNEIKQGLIGSMLNVIGTKYTRGYQELAMQSRLKIPLLFGQDVIHGFKTTFPIPLAEAASWDLAAIELGARVAATEASASGIHWTFAPMVDIGRDPRWGRVMEGAGEDTYLGSKIAYARVKGFQGNKLGDLNSVMACVKHFAAYGAGVGGRDYNSVDMSERMLLETYLPPFKAALDAGAATFMNSFNDINGIPATGNAHLQRDILKGKWNFQGFVVSDWGSIGEMVAHGYSKDLKEAAYSAITAGSDMDMESNAYRGNLAQLVKEGRVSIDLVDDAVRRILRKKFELGLFDDPYKYSDPKREEKALVNPEHRKAALEMAEKSIVLLKNENQILPLSKSTKTIAFIGPMVKEYKANMGFWSVELPDVNYNKWVVSQWDGLQNKVGKNTKLLYAKGCEVTGDNKDGFAEAVATAKQADVVILSIGERHDMSGEAKSRSDLHLPGVQEDLVKAIQATGKPVVVLINAGRPLVFNWTADNVPAILYTWWLGTEAGNAIANVLFGDYNPSGKLPMTFPREVGQVPIYYNHFSTGRPAKDENSTNYVSAYIDLKNFPKFPFGYGLSYTTFDYSGLKLSSAKIKSNETIKVSFQLKNSGKVAGEEVVQLYLKDKFGSVVRPVLELRDFQKVKLNAGESKTIEFTIDKEKLSFYNNKLEWGTEPGDFEVMIGTSSADIKLRSDFELLAN; encoded by the coding sequence ATGAAGAAAGTAACCACGATTACGCTGTTTATGCTTTCGCTTTTTGCGTCGGCACAACAGCAATCAATAGATCAGAAAGTCAACGATCTGTTGAAGAAAATGACAATTGAAGAAAAAATCGGTCAGTTAAATCAATACACTGGAGATAATCAGGCAACGGGACCAATTACAATTAATCCGAACAAACAAAACGAAATCAAACAAGGTTTAATTGGTTCGATGTTAAACGTTATCGGAACAAAATATACCAGAGGATATCAAGAATTGGCAATGCAGTCAAGACTTAAAATTCCGTTGTTGTTTGGTCAGGATGTAATTCACGGTTTCAAAACGACTTTCCCGATTCCGTTGGCAGAAGCGGCAAGTTGGGATTTAGCGGCAATAGAATTAGGCGCAAGAGTAGCGGCAACAGAAGCTTCGGCAAGCGGAATTCATTGGACATTTGCTCCTATGGTTGATATTGGTCGTGATCCGCGCTGGGGACGTGTAATGGAAGGAGCAGGAGAAGATACTTACTTAGGTTCTAAAATCGCTTATGCACGAGTAAAAGGATTTCAAGGAAATAAATTAGGAGATTTGAACTCTGTTATGGCGTGCGTAAAACACTTTGCAGCTTATGGCGCGGGAGTTGGAGGAAGAGATTATAACTCTGTAGACATGAGCGAAAGAATGCTTTTGGAAACTTATTTGCCGCCTTTTAAAGCAGCTTTAGACGCTGGAGCAGCAACTTTTATGAATTCATTTAATGATATTAACGGAATTCCAGCAACAGGAAATGCGCATTTACAAAGAGATATTCTAAAAGGAAAATGGAACTTTCAAGGTTTCGTAGTTTCAGATTGGGGATCGATTGGAGAAATGGTGGCTCACGGTTATTCTAAAGATCTTAAAGAAGCAGCATATTCAGCAATTACAGCAGGAAGTGATATGGATATGGAGAGTAATGCATATCGTGGTAACTTAGCTCAATTAGTAAAAGAAGGAAGAGTTTCTATTGATTTGGTGGATGATGCCGTAAGACGTATTCTTCGCAAGAAATTCGAATTAGGTTTATTTGATGATCCATACAAATACTCAGATCCAAAGAGAGAAGAAAAAGCTTTAGTAAATCCTGAGCACAGAAAAGCAGCTTTGGAAATGGCTGAAAAAAGTATTGTTTTATTAAAGAATGAGAACCAGATTTTGCCGCTTTCAAAAAGTACAAAAACAATTGCTTTTATCGGACCAATGGTAAAAGAATACAAAGCCAATATGGGATTTTGGTCTGTAGAATTACCAGATGTAAATTACAATAAATGGGTAGTTTCGCAATGGGACGGTTTGCAAAATAAAGTGGGTAAAAACACAAAGTTATTGTATGCAAAAGGGTGTGAAGTTACTGGAGATAATAAAGATGGTTTTGCAGAAGCGGTTGCAACAGCAAAACAAGCCGATGTTGTAATCTTAAGTATTGGAGAAAGACATGATATGAGCGGTGAGGCAAAAAGTCGAAGCGATCTTCATTTGCCAGGTGTTCAGGAAGATTTAGTAAAAGCAATTCAAGCAACAGGAAAACCAGTTGTGGTTTTAATCAACGCAGGAAGACCTCTTGTTTTTAATTGGACAGCAGATAATGTTCCAGCAATTCTTTACACTTGGTGGTTAGGAACAGAAGCAGGAAATGCAATTGCAAATGTTTTATTTGGAGATTACAATCCGTCTGGAAAACTGCCTATGACTTTCCCGAGAGAAGTAGGACAAGTGCCAATTTATTACAACCACTTCAGTACAGGAAGACCAGCAAAAGATGAGAATTCAACAAACTACGTTTCAGCTTATATCGATTTGAAAAACTTTCCAAAATTTCCATTTGGATACGGTTTGAGTTATACAACGTTTGATTATTCTGGTTTGAAATTATCTTCAGCAAAAATAAAAAGCAATGAAACGATTAAAGTTTCTTTCCAATTGAAAAATAGCGGAAAAGTTGCCGGAGAAGAAGTAGTTCAATTATATTTAAAAGATAAATTCGGATCTGTTGTAAGACCAGTTTTAGAATTAAGAGATTTTCAAAAAGTGAAATTAAATGCAGGAGAATCTAAAACAATAGAATTTACAATCGACAAAGAAAAACTTTCTTTCTATAATAATAAATTAGAATGGGGAACTGAACCAGGAGATTTTGAAGTTATGATTGGAACTTCATCAGCAGATATTAAACTAAGATCTGATTTTGAATTACTAGCAAATTAA
- a CDS encoding NUDIX hydrolase has protein sequence MLKDILDNNENYQPGLSIDCVIFGFHDNQLKVLLIKVERANKWSLPGGFIPVDQDIDTAAITVLNSRTGVEGIFLRQFATFGKVNRNNQHFDKKTLEYLQIEEEKGKWLMRRFVTIGYYALVDFSKILPNPAGRMEIVEWIDHKEVPELILDHREILDKALDTLRIELNLMPIGYNLLPEKFTIPELQKLYETILDKKLDRRNFLRKITNIGILTKLDEKKSNVAHKAPNLYSFDKEKYDEVLKNGLNQGW, from the coding sequence ATGTTAAAAGACATTTTAGATAATAACGAAAATTACCAGCCTGGACTTTCAATAGATTGTGTGATTTTTGGTTTTCACGACAATCAGCTTAAAGTTTTATTGATAAAAGTAGAAAGAGCCAATAAATGGTCTTTGCCCGGCGGATTTATTCCGGTAGATCAAGATATTGATACTGCCGCTATTACGGTATTAAATAGTAGAACTGGTGTTGAAGGCATATTTTTAAGGCAGTTTGCAACCTTCGGGAAAGTAAATCGAAACAATCAGCATTTTGATAAAAAAACGTTGGAATATCTTCAAATTGAAGAAGAAAAAGGAAAATGGCTAATGCGTCGTTTTGTTACGATTGGTTATTATGCATTGGTTGATTTTTCTAAAATTTTGCCAAATCCAGCAGGAAGAATGGAGATTGTAGAATGGATTGATCATAAAGAAGTTCCAGAACTTATTTTAGATCACCGCGAAATTTTAGACAAAGCACTAGATACGTTAAGAATAGAGTTGAATTTAATGCCAATTGGATATAATTTACTTCCAGAAAAATTTACAATTCCAGAATTGCAGAAATTGTACGAAACCATTTTGGACAAAAAACTCGATAGAAGAAACTTTCTCAGAAAAATAACAAATATTGGAATTCTTACTAAACTTGACGAAAAGAAAAGTAATGTCGCGCACAAAGCGCCAAATCTATATTCTTTTGATAAAGAAAAATACGATGAGGTTTTAAAAAATGGACTAAATCAAGGTTGGTAA